In Neisseria dentiae, one DNA window encodes the following:
- a CDS encoding MOSC domain-containing protein produces the protein MKLVEITYYPVKSMRGISTERAEIRPEGLPHDREWLLSSPDGHFITARQFPQLLLWQAEPVSDGLKLTAPDGGSLTVYHNHFNRTGEVSVWKDTFAAHHGDERADAWLSGKIGTPCRLNWLGGSSARILGYSQTPLSFADGAPYLLANTASLQALNGSLETPVEMRRFRTNLVFDGTKAYEEEGWQRIAVGPVAFELFKPCTRCVMTTVDLASGEKHPQQQPLKTLAKTRKAIFGVNMVALDTGSVTVGDKVEVLA, from the coding sequence ATGAAACTGGTCGAAATCACTTATTATCCGGTTAAATCGATGCGCGGCATTTCAACGGAGCGCGCCGAAATCCGCCCCGAAGGGCTGCCGCACGACAGGGAATGGCTGCTCAGCTCGCCCGACGGGCACTTCATTACCGCACGGCAGTTTCCGCAGCTGCTGCTTTGGCAGGCCGAGCCGGTTTCAGACGGCCTCAAACTAACCGCGCCCGACGGCGGCAGCCTCACCGTTTACCATAACCATTTCAACCGCACCGGCGAAGTTTCGGTTTGGAAAGACACCTTTGCCGCACACCACGGCGACGAACGCGCCGATGCCTGGCTGAGCGGCAAAATCGGCACACCCTGCCGTTTGAACTGGCTGGGCGGCAGCAGCGCACGCATATTGGGCTATTCGCAAACACCGCTGTCGTTTGCCGACGGCGCACCTTACCTGCTGGCTAACACGGCTTCGTTGCAGGCACTCAACGGCAGTTTGGAAACGCCCGTAGAAATGCGCCGCTTCCGCACCAACTTGGTGTTCGACGGCACGAAGGCTTACGAAGAAGAAGGCTGGCAACGCATCGCCGTTGGCCCGGTGGCATTCGAACTGTTCAAGCCCTGCACCCGCTGCGTGATGACCACGGTGGATTTGGCCAGCGGCGAAAAACATCCGCAACAGCAACCGCTGAAAACGTTGGCCAAAACCCGCAAAGCCATTTTCGGCGTGAACATGGTGGCGCTGGACACCGGCAGCGTGACCGTGGGCGACAAGGTGGAAGTGCTGGCGTAG
- the pnp gene encoding polyribonucleotide nucleotidyltransferase, with amino-acid sequence MFNKHVKTFQYGEQTVTIETGEIARQAAAAVKVSMGDTVVLVAVTANKDVKEGQDFFPLTVDYLERTYAAGKIPGGFFKREGKQSEKEILTSRLIDRPIRPLFPEGFYHDIQVVAMVVSVDPEIDSDIPAMIGASAALVLSGVPFAGPIGAARVGYVNNVYVLNPTKAQLARSQMDLVVAGTQKAVLMVESEARELPEHVMLGAVVYGHEQMQAVINAINELADEVNPEVWDWQAPETDTALVEKIREIAGATISEAFKIRQKQARSAKLDEAWAAVKDALVTEETDTLRANQIKGIFKQLEADVVRGQILDGQPRIDGRDTRTVRPINIQTGVLPRTHGSALFTRGETQALAVATLGTSRDEQIIDALSGEYTDRFMLHYNFPPYSTGEVGRMGAPKRREIGHGRLAKRALVAVLPSPEEFSYTMRVVSEITESNGSSSMASVCGGCLSLLSAGVPLKAHVAGIAMGLILENNKFAVLTDILGDEDHLGDMDFKVAGTTNGVTALQMDIKIQGITKEIMQIALEQAKEARMHILAQMKEAVDGPQELSAHAPRLFTMKIHQDKIRDVIGKGGETIRGITAETGTEINIADDGTVTIAATTAEAGEAAKKRIEEITAEVEVGKVYTGTVLKLLDNNVGAIVSVIPGKDGLVHISQIAHERVRNVSDYLQVGQTVNVKAVEVDDRGRVRLSIKALLEAPAQAAAPAEE; translated from the coding sequence ATGTTTAACAAACACGTTAAAACCTTCCAATACGGCGAGCAAACCGTAACCATCGAAACCGGCGAAATCGCCCGCCAGGCCGCTGCGGCGGTAAAAGTGTCGATGGGCGACACCGTCGTGCTGGTGGCCGTTACCGCCAATAAAGACGTTAAAGAAGGCCAAGATTTCTTCCCCCTCACCGTAGATTATCTCGAGCGCACCTACGCCGCAGGCAAAATCCCCGGCGGTTTCTTCAAACGCGAAGGCAAACAGAGCGAAAAAGAAATCCTCACCAGCCGCCTGATCGACCGCCCCATCCGCCCGCTGTTCCCCGAAGGCTTCTACCACGACATCCAAGTGGTGGCGATGGTGGTTTCCGTTGACCCCGAAATCGATTCCGACATCCCCGCCATGATCGGCGCATCGGCCGCGCTCGTGTTGAGCGGCGTGCCGTTTGCCGGCCCCATCGGTGCCGCCCGTGTGGGTTATGTGAACAACGTTTACGTGCTCAACCCCACCAAAGCCCAGCTTGCCCGTTCGCAAATGGATTTGGTGGTGGCCGGCACGCAGAAAGCCGTGCTGATGGTGGAATCTGAAGCGCGCGAGCTGCCCGAGCACGTGATGCTGGGCGCGGTGGTGTACGGCCACGAGCAGATGCAGGCCGTGATTAACGCCATCAACGAGCTGGCCGACGAAGTGAACCCCGAAGTATGGGATTGGCAGGCTCCCGAAACCGATACCGCGCTGGTGGAAAAAATCCGCGAAATCGCCGGCGCCACCATTTCCGAAGCGTTCAAAATCCGCCAGAAACAAGCCCGTTCGGCCAAGCTCGACGAAGCATGGGCGGCAGTGAAAGACGCGCTGGTTACCGAAGAAACCGACACCTTGCGCGCCAACCAAATCAAAGGCATCTTCAAACAACTGGAAGCCGACGTGGTTCGCGGCCAGATTCTCGACGGCCAGCCGCGCATCGACGGCCGCGACACCCGCACCGTGCGCCCCATCAACATCCAAACCGGCGTGTTGCCGCGCACCCACGGCTCCGCCCTGTTTACCCGCGGCGAAACCCAGGCGCTGGCCGTTGCCACTTTGGGCACCTCGCGCGACGAGCAAATCATCGACGCCTTAAGCGGCGAATACACCGACCGCTTTATGCTGCACTACAACTTCCCGCCGTATTCCACCGGCGAAGTCGGCCGTATGGGCGCGCCCAAACGCCGCGAAATCGGCCACGGCCGCCTGGCCAAACGCGCGTTGGTGGCCGTGCTGCCTTCTCCCGAAGAGTTCAGCTACACCATGCGCGTGGTTTCCGAAATCACCGAGTCTAACGGCTCTTCTTCTATGGCTTCCGTGTGCGGCGGCTGCCTGAGCCTGCTCTCGGCCGGCGTGCCCCTGAAAGCACACGTTGCCGGCATCGCCATGGGCCTGATTCTCGAAAACAACAAGTTCGCCGTATTAACCGACATTTTGGGCGACGAAGACCACTTGGGCGATATGGATTTCAAAGTGGCCGGCACCACCAACGGCGTAACCGCGCTGCAAATGGACATCAAAATCCAGGGCATCACCAAAGAAATCATGCAGATTGCTCTGGAGCAGGCCAAAGAAGCGCGTATGCACATTCTGGCGCAGATGAAAGAAGCGGTTGACGGCCCGCAAGAGCTGTCCGCCCATGCCCCGCGCCTGTTTACCATGAAAATCCACCAAGACAAAATCCGCGACGTAATCGGCAAGGGCGGCGAAACCATCCGCGGCATCACCGCCGAAACCGGCACCGAGATCAACATCGCCGACGACGGCACCGTAACCATCGCCGCCACCACCGCCGAAGCGGGCGAAGCGGCGAAGAAACGTATCGAAGAAATCACCGCCGAAGTAGAGGTGGGCAAGGTGTACACCGGCACGGTGCTGAAACTGCTCGACAACAATGTCGGCGCCATCGTTTCGGTGATTCCCGGCAAAGACGGTTTGGTGCACATCAGCCAAATCGCCCACGAGCGCGTGCGCAACGTGAGCGACTACCTGCAAGTGGGCCAAACGGTAAACGTGAAAGCGGTGGAAGTGGACGACCGCGGCCGCGTGCGCCTGTCTATCAAAGCCCTGTTGGAAGCCCCAGCACAAGCGGCCGCCCCCGCCGAGGAATAA